From Brassica oleracea var. oleracea cultivar TO1000 chromosome C3, BOL, whole genome shotgun sequence, a single genomic window includes:
- the LOC106330566 gene encoding uncharacterized protein LOC106330566 gives MTNFWCAAICLPQACVDEIENMCSDFLWSGNPNITSEAKVAWEERFFSCSTSLWGTWVRQYLLRGETFWDARDTGQGSLLWRKLLRLKALEKQLIRMDIRDGCTRFRNCRDIHIQEVVEDVVRFPLSLVATEDDGVSWKRGAGDYSDHFVAAETWHQLRERKTEVFWHKLVWFPQGVPRYAFITGLAVRDRLATGYRTHQWGKRSSVFTVENRMRRETTFSLHVPLHSHSG, from the exons ATGACAAACTTTTGGTGTGCTGCGATCTGCCTCCCACAAGCGTGTGTTGATGAGATAGAAAATATGTGCTCTGACTTCTTGTGGAGTGGAAATCCTAATATTACTTCTGAGGCCAAGGTTGCTTGGGAGGAG CGGTTCTTTTCCTGTTCCACCTCCTTATGGGGCACATGGGTGAGACAGTACCTTCTTCGTGGTGAGACCTTTTGGGACGCAAGGGATACGGGACAAGGCTCGTTGCTATGGAGGAAGTTGTTGAGACTTAAAGCCTTAGAAAAGCAACTTATCAGGATGGATATCAGAGACGGCTGTACG AGGTTCCGCAACTGTCGTGACATTCACATTCAAGAAGTAGTCGAGGATGTTGTTCGTTTTCCTCTTTCTCTCGTTGCAACAGAAGATGATGGTGTTTCTTGGAAGCGGGGTGCTGGTGACTATAGTGATCATTTTGTAGCAGCGGAAACTTGGCATCAACTCCGAGAACGCAAGACTGAAGTCTTTTGGCATAAGTTAGTCTGGTTCCCTCAGGGGGTACCTCGCTATGCTTTCATCACGGGGCTGGCCGTGCGAGACAGGCTTGCAACAGGTTACCGTACACACCAATGGGGGAAACGTAGTTCTGTCTTTACTGTGGAGAACCGGATGAGACGCGAGACCACATTTTCTTTGCATGTCCCTTTACATTCACACTCTGGTTAA